In one Nomascus leucogenys isolate Asia chromosome 13, Asia_NLE_v1, whole genome shotgun sequence genomic region, the following are encoded:
- the ITPA gene encoding inosine triphosphate pyrophosphatase isoform X2: MAASLVGKKIVFVTGNAKKLEEVIQILGDKFPCTLVAQKIDLPEYQGEPDEISIQKCQEAARQVQGPVLVEDTCLCFNALGGLPGPYIKWFLEKLKPEGLHQLLAGFEDKSAYALCTFALGTGDPSQPVRLFRGRTSF, from the exons ATGGCGGCCTCATTGGTGGGGAAGAAGATCGTGTTTGTCACGGGGAACGCCAAGAAGCTGGAGGAG GTCATTCAGATTCTAGGAGATAAGTTTCCATGCACTTTGGTGGCACAGAAAATTGACC TGCCGGAGTACCAGGGGGAGCCGGATGAGATTTCCATACAGAAATGTCAGGAGGCAGCTCGCCAG GTACAGGGGCCCGTGCTGGTTGAGGACACCTGTCTGTGCTTCAACGCCCTTGGAGGGCTCCCGGGCCCCTACAT AAAGTGGTTTCTGGAGAAGTTAAAGCCTGAAG GTCTCCACCAGCTCCTGGCCGGGTTCGAGGACAAGTCAGCCTACGCGCTGTGCACGTTTGCACTCGGCACCGGGGACCCAAGCCAGCCCGTGCGCCTGTTCAGGGGCCGGACCTCG ttttag
- the ITPA gene encoding inosine triphosphate pyrophosphatase isoform X1 — MAASLVGKKIVFVTGNAKKLEEVIQILGDKFPCTLVAQKIDLPEYQGEPDEISIQKCQEAARQVQGPVLVEDTCLCFNALGGLPGPYIKWFLEKLKPEGLHQLLAGFEDKSAYALCTFALGTGDPSQPVRLFRGRTSGRIVAPRGCRDFGWDPCFQPEGYEQTYAEMPKAEKNAVSHRFRALLELQEYFGSLTSVAGGGPSGRGSGEG; from the exons ATGGCGGCCTCATTGGTGGGGAAGAAGATCGTGTTTGTCACGGGGAACGCCAAGAAGCTGGAGGAG GTCATTCAGATTCTAGGAGATAAGTTTCCATGCACTTTGGTGGCACAGAAAATTGACC TGCCGGAGTACCAGGGGGAGCCGGATGAGATTTCCATACAGAAATGTCAGGAGGCAGCTCGCCAG GTACAGGGGCCCGTGCTGGTTGAGGACACCTGTCTGTGCTTCAACGCCCTTGGAGGGCTCCCGGGCCCCTACAT AAAGTGGTTTCTGGAGAAGTTAAAGCCTGAAG GTCTCCACCAGCTCCTGGCCGGGTTCGAGGACAAGTCAGCCTACGCGCTGTGCACGTTTGCACTCGGCACCGGGGACCCAAGCCAGCCCGTGCGCCTGTTCAGGGGCCGGACCTCG GGCCGGATTGTGGCACCCAGAGGCTGCCGGGACTTTGGCTGGGACCCCTGCTTTCAGCctgaaggatatgagcagac GTACGCAGAGATGCCTAAGGCGGAGAAGAACGCTGTGTCCCATCGCTTCCGGGCCCTGCTGGAGCTGCAGGAGTACTTTGGCAGCTTGACTTCTGTGGCCGGGGGAGGCCCCTCAGGCCGGGGATCTGGGGAGGGCTAA